The Pantoea vagans genome contains the following window.
CCATTCACAAACATCCCCATAATGGCCCCGGTAAACAGCATCACCGTAGGGTCACGCAGTTGCGCATACACCACCACCATGGCCACCGCACCAAACTGATACAGCAGGAAAATTTTCCAGCGCGCAAAACGATCGGCCAGCACGCCAAACAGCCAGATACCAAAGGTCATGCCGACCACGGTGACAGCTGTCCAGAGACCCGATTTGGTCAGACTGAAGCCAAAGCTGGATGACAGATAGCTTGGCATCCAAATCATCAAGCCGTAATAACCAAAGTTTTGCACCGAGCAGAGAATAAAGATGCCGAGGCTGGCTTTACTGGTGGCGCGATCGGCAAACAGCAGTTTGATGCGCGCGGCAAACGACAGCAGTGGGGTTTTCTCTACGTGTTGAGTAAAGCCCTCAGGCTCGCCCATACTGCGACGAATCACAAATGACACCAGTGCAGGCAGCAAACCCACCAGGAACATGCCGCGCCAGCCAATCACGCTCAACAGCGGCGGAGTGATAAACGCCGCCAGCAACACGCCGAGCTGCCAGCCAATGCCCACCCAGGCGGAGGCGCGATTGCGCTTCTCTTTCGGCCAGGCTTCGGCAATCAAAGCCATGCCGATACCAAACTCACCGCCCAAGCCCACGCCCGCCAGCGTGCGGTAAGCCAGTAAATCCCAGTACCCCTGTGCCACCGCACACAGCCCGGTAAACACGGAGAACATCAGAATCGTGACGGTGAGGATGCGAATGCGGCCATAGCGATCGCTGAGGTGGCCAAACACAATGCCGCCTATCACCGCACCAATCAGTGTCCAGGTGACCAGCGAACCGGCCTGAGAAGGATCGAGCGCCAGCGAGACGCTGATCGCCGGTAACATAAAGCCCAGAATAAGCAGATCAAATCCGTCCATCGCGTAGCCACTGATGGCGGCCAGCATCGCTTTAGCCGGTGTGACGGCATTTTTTTTTGGTTTTGCGGAAGACATGTAACAGCACCTGGCAGAAAAAAGTGCGCCAAGTATAAAGAGAGGAAATCGCGGAGACCAATCAGAAATGAAGATAGCTGCCTGTGTGCCACA
Protein-coding sequences here:
- a CDS encoding MFS transporter translates to MSSAKPKKNAVTPAKAMLAAISGYAMDGFDLLILGFMLPAISVSLALDPSQAGSLVTWTLIGAVIGGIVFGHLSDRYGRIRILTVTILMFSVFTGLCAVAQGYWDLLAYRTLAGVGLGGEFGIGMALIAEAWPKEKRNRASAWVGIGWQLGVLLAAFITPPLLSVIGWRGMFLVGLLPALVSFVIRRSMGEPEGFTQHVEKTPLLSFAARIKLLFADRATSKASLGIFILCSVQNFGYYGLMIWMPSYLSSSFGFSLTKSGLWTAVTVVGMTFGIWLFGVLADRFARWKIFLLYQFGAVAMVVVYAQLRDPTVMLFTGAIMGMFVNGMIGGYGALISDTFPPQARATAQNVLFNLGRGVGGFGPLVIGLLAAKISFTAAITLLALIYLLDIVATLFLLPKKQSNEDSLGAIG